The Candidatus Binatia bacterium genomic interval CAGGGGTCTGAGGTCGCTCCGGAGCGTGGAGTTCGAGCCACTCGCGCACGATCTGCGGATCGCCAAGATGCTCTCCCCGGCTGATCCGGGCCTGCACCTCCTCGAACGTGAGCCCATTCAACTGCGCAAATACCTTCTCTTTGAGTTCGAGCATCATGATCAAAAGCTTCCTTCATGCTTGCGCGGACGGCGGCCCGTCCGCGCGGATCGTCGATTGCGCGCGGACGAGAAGCCGTCCGCACGCAATCGATGATCTTGTATAAAAACCACTCCAAACCATTTTTGCTTTGATCCATAACCGCGTTTTTCGTACGGATGCGCTTTTCATCCGTACGAAAAACGTGGTTGGCGCGCGGAGCGCGCAATGGTTGCTCTTGGCAAACGATGGCATTCAATACGCCCAACGGAAGTCCTCTTGGAGGACACCGCATAAAATCTGATGCAAAGATCCGTTGTGCTCACGTAAGCTTCATAATCACCATGCCGAACACGTTCGCCGCCGAGTCGGCGCGATCGGACATGTTCGAGATGTGCCGGTAGACTTCACGTCGGTAGAACAGGCCGGGCAGACGCTCCGCGTCGGTGGCGCGGGCGAACAGGTCCTTGATCGCGGTGCGATACAAGCGTTCGACCCTGCGTTCCAGTTTACGCACTTCGTTTGCGTGGTCCAGGGCGACACGCGGATTCTTCGCCAACCGCACGGTCGCAAGTTCGAGCTGCTCCGTCTCCTCGCACACCAGTTTCATCATCTGGCGGATGTAGTCGTCCGCGTCGACCCTGAGGATGTTCATCTCCTCCACCGTCGTCAGCGCGTAGGTCACCATGTCCTCGAAACAGTGGGACAGGTTGAAAATGTCCTCGCGATCCAGAGGGGTGATAAAGGTCTTGTGCAGTTCGTCGATGAGCACGCGGCGCAGCTCGCTCGCATCCTCGGCCAGCGTGCGCTGTGCCTTGATCGTGTCCGTGTTTACCTGCTCCAGCGTGCGCCCCAGAAAGCGGATAGCTTCGACTGACTTGGCCGCCTGGCCGATCAGCATGGCGATGAATTTGCTCTCCTCTTTCAAACTTCCGTCGAACCAGCCCATTACCAGCCTCCGTGTCGCAGCATCAATTCGATGAGATAGTAGATCGGCACCGCCAGCAGCGCAGTGGCCGGGAGCGTCAGCGCCCAGGCCACTACGATCTCGTCCAGCGCAGACCAGCGTACCTTGGATTTTCGCTCGGCGGCGCCGGCGCCGAGAATGGTCATGCTCACCACCTGCGTCGTGCTCACCGGTCCTCCCGCGAGAGACGCCCCCAGGATTACCGCGGCCGAGGCGAGCTGCGAGGTAAATCCGTGAATCGGATGGATCCTGTAGAAGCGCGTGCTCAGAGTGCGAATGATGCGCCAACCGCCGACCGCCGTGCCCAGCGCGATCGC includes:
- a CDS encoding DUF47 family protein, producing the protein MGWFDGSLKEESKFIAMLIGQAAKSVEAIRFLGRTLEQVNTDTIKAQRTLAEDASELRRVLIDELHKTFITPLDREDIFNLSHCFEDMVTYALTTVEEMNILRVDADDYIRQMMKLVCEETEQLELATVRLAKNPRVALDHANEVRKLERRVERLYRTAIKDLFARATDAERLPGLFYRREVYRHISNMSDRADSAANVFGMVIMKLT